In a genomic window of Rubidibacter lacunae KORDI 51-2:
- a CDS encoding Rne/Rng family ribonuclease, with protein MPKQIVIAEQHRIAAIFSEDRVEEVIVSAGTQQVGDIFVGTVENVIPGIDAAFVNIGDAERNGFIHVTDLGPLRLRRSAGAITELLSPSQKVLVQVVKEPTGNKGPRLTGNLSLPGRYLVLMPSGRGVNLSRRIESESERSRLRALAILIKPAGMGLLVRTEAEGQPEEAIMADLKALQQQWKSIQEAAAAARPPALLNRDDDFIQRVLRDLFTGDVNRIVVENPASVKRIKQQLAVWNGGRPPNGVSVDHHRDRLPILDYFRVNAAIREALKPRVDLPSGGYVVIEHTEALTVVDVNSGSFTRSATSRETVLWTNTEAATEIARQLRLRKIGGVIVVDFIDMDSRRDQLKVLEHFDKALKADKARPQIVQLSELGLVELTRKRQGQSLTEQFGQPCPTCGGLGHLALLPGENGQGESLVAPLAPLARSSERPSGRSSPSNEDLEAFFEVSAEDDDLDLTSHPNYQEIGSGNRRRRRRDGTRDGNRGKSRQGRDRKSPEPEKTLAPVVDRLPEKVEKLEPIETVEKTDKPEKTRSPKAPVPEREVQHIAVEMTHLEQEVYALMGLSPLVRMSNGNTVQPGSRPVVTVYAPGETPSVPVAVGAAVGGDEESRSFEPESEGTFEVASDEVSDAPDVPDVDNNGDAPEELLVITANSNHSAPSEATAVVAAASEETPEPASGTRIRRRRRRSSATNS; from the coding sequence ATGCCAAAGCAAATTGTTATCGCCGAACAGCATCGCATCGCTGCCATTTTTTCCGAAGATCGTGTTGAGGAGGTTATCGTATCTGCCGGAACCCAGCAGGTCGGCGACATTTTCGTCGGTACCGTTGAGAATGTTATCCCCGGTATCGACGCGGCCTTCGTTAACATCGGCGATGCCGAGCGCAACGGGTTCATCCACGTCACCGACCTAGGACCGCTCCGCTTGCGCCGGAGCGCCGGAGCGATCACAGAGCTGCTATCGCCGAGCCAGAAGGTGCTGGTCCAGGTGGTTAAGGAACCGACTGGCAACAAGGGGCCGCGACTGACTGGAAACCTGTCCCTGCCGGGACGCTATTTGGTATTGATGCCCTCCGGTCGCGGCGTTAACCTGTCGCGCCGTATCGAGAGCGAGAGCGAGCGCAGCCGCCTGCGAGCACTGGCAATTTTAATCAAGCCGGCAGGGATGGGGTTGTTGGTCCGCACGGAAGCAGAAGGTCAGCCAGAAGAGGCTATTATGGCCGACCTCAAAGCACTCCAGCAGCAATGGAAGTCGATTCAGGAAGCGGCTGCAGCCGCCCGACCGCCTGCATTGCTCAACCGCGACGATGATTTCATCCAGCGAGTGCTGCGCGACCTGTTTACCGGCGACGTCAATCGCATCGTGGTGGAAAACCCGGCCAGCGTCAAACGCATCAAGCAGCAGCTCGCAGTCTGGAACGGCGGGCGGCCGCCCAACGGTGTTTCCGTCGATCATCATCGCGATCGCCTGCCGATTTTAGACTACTTCCGGGTTAATGCCGCTATTCGCGAAGCGCTCAAACCCCGCGTCGATTTGCCTTCTGGCGGCTACGTCGTAATCGAACACACCGAAGCGCTAACGGTTGTTGACGTTAACTCCGGCTCGTTCACGCGATCGGCAACCTCTCGCGAGACAGTCTTGTGGACGAACACGGAGGCTGCGACAGAAATTGCTCGGCAGCTACGTTTGCGAAAAATCGGCGGCGTTATCGTCGTGGACTTTATCGACATGGACTCGCGCCGCGACCAACTTAAGGTGCTGGAGCACTTTGATAAAGCGCTTAAAGCTGATAAAGCCCGGCCGCAAATTGTGCAGCTGTCGGAATTAGGATTGGTGGAGTTAACGCGCAAGCGCCAAGGTCAGAGTCTGACAGAGCAGTTCGGCCAGCCCTGTCCGACCTGCGGTGGGTTGGGGCATCTAGCGCTCCTGCCAGGCGAAAACGGTCAGGGAGAGTCGCTCGTTGCACCGCTTGCCCCACTTGCCCGGTCCTCCGAGCGGCCGAGTGGGCGGTCCTCTCCTTCTAACGAGGATCTTGAAGCATTCTTCGAGGTATCGGCCGAAGATGACGACCTCGATTTAACCTCGCATCCGAATTATCAAGAAATCGGCAGTGGCAACCGCCGCCGCCGCCGCCGCGATGGCACGCGCGATGGCAATCGGGGTAAATCGCGCCAGGGCCGAGATCGCAAGTCCCCCGAACCAGAGAAGACGCTAGCACCGGTAGTCGATCGCCTGCCGGAAAAGGTCGAGAAGCTGGAGCCAATTGAAACCGTCGAGAAGACAGACAAGCCCGAAAAGACGCGGTCGCCGAAAGCGCCGGTTCCAGAACGCGAGGTGCAGCACATCGCCGTTGAGATGACGCATCTGGAGCAAGAAGTCTACGCGCTCATGGGTTTGTCTCCATTAGTGCGCATGAGTAATGGCAACACCGTCCAGCCCGGTAGTCGACCGGTCGTGACGGTCTACGCGCCGGGCGAAACCCCATCCGTCCCGGTGGCAGTGGGTGCTGCTGTTGGTGGCGACGAAGAATCGCGTTCGTTCGAGCCAGAATCTGAAGGGACATTTGAGGTCGCCTCCGATGAGGTATCCGACGCACCGGACGTCCCCGATGTCGACAATAACGGCGACGCGCCTGAGGAACTGCTCGTGATAACAGCAAATAGCAATCATAGTGCGCCGAGCGAAGCAACTGCGGTAGTAGCAGCTGCATCTGAGGAAACTCCTGAGCCGGCAAGCGGCACTCGCATTCGCCGCCGCCGCCGCCGCTCGTCTGCGACGAACAGCTAG
- a CDS encoding MoaD/ThiS family protein gives MKPITVTVKLFAAFQEAYGHGELHWQFPPGTPVAEVLARAISEHPELEQWRRLTRFGINLQLALPETLLQPGDEVVLIPPVSGG, from the coding sequence ATGAAACCCATTACTGTTACGGTCAAACTTTTTGCCGCTTTTCAAGAGGCCTACGGTCACGGGGAACTGCACTGGCAATTCCCACCGGGCACGCCCGTTGCCGAGGTGCTGGCGCGCGCGATCTCCGAGCACCCAGAGTTAGAGCAATGGCGGAGGCTCACGCGATTCGGCATCAACTTGCAACTTGCCCTACCCGAAACGCTCCTGCAACCGGGAGATGAGGTCGTGCTGATTCCGCCGGTCAGTGGCGGCTGA
- the efp gene encoding elongation factor P, producing the protein MISSNDFRTGVTIVLDDDVWRVVEFLHVKPGKGSAFVRTKLKSVKTGNSVERTFRAGETVPQAILEKRTMQHTYKDGDRFVFMDMESFEEATLDAAQIGDRVKYLGEGMEVSVVFWNETVLEVELPNSVTLEIVETDPGVKGDTATGGTKPAIVATGAQVNVPLFLSVGERIRIDTRTDTYLGRESS; encoded by the coding sequence TCCAGCAACGACTTCCGGACGGGCGTCACCATCGTGCTCGACGACGACGTGTGGCGGGTTGTCGAGTTTCTGCACGTCAAGCCGGGGAAAGGCTCGGCATTCGTGCGCACCAAGCTTAAAAGTGTTAAGACGGGTAACTCCGTCGAGCGTACCTTCCGCGCCGGGGAAACCGTGCCCCAAGCGATCCTCGAAAAGCGTACCATGCAGCACACCTATAAAGACGGCGATCGGTTCGTCTTTATGGACATGGAATCTTTCGAAGAGGCTACACTGGATGCCGCGCAGATCGGCGATCGCGTGAAGTACCTCGGCGAGGGCATGGAAGTGTCGGTCGTATTCTGGAATGAGACGGTTTTAGAAGTCGAACTCCCGAACTCCGTCACGTTGGAGATTGTTGAGACCGACCCCGGCGTCAAGGGCGATACCGCAACTGGCGGCACCAAGCCCGCGATCGTCGCCACGGGCGCTCAGGTGAACGTGCCGCTTTTCCTTTCGGTCGGCGAGCGCATTCGCATCGACACCCGGACGGATACCTACCTCGGGCGCGAATCATCATAG
- the accB gene encoding acetyl-CoA carboxylase biotin carboxyl carrier protein produces the protein MPIDFNQIRELLAAVAQTEITELTLKCDEFELSVRKGATSTASIVPSAAPVVAPAPLGVPALVPDVVAPTPETNKPDTSKWSDVVSPMVGTFYRAPAPGEAPFVDVGDRIGSEQTVCIIEAMKLMNEIEAEVSGEVMEILVENGEPVEYGQVLMRVKPA, from the coding sequence GTGCCTATAGATTTCAACCAGATTCGCGAGTTGCTCGCCGCTGTTGCTCAAACTGAAATTACCGAGCTAACGCTCAAATGCGACGAGTTCGAGCTTTCCGTGCGCAAAGGCGCGACTTCGACCGCCTCGATCGTACCGAGTGCGGCTCCGGTTGTCGCCCCAGCTCCCCTCGGGGTCCCTGCCCTGGTTCCTGACGTAGTCGCTCCTACCCCCGAGACAAATAAGCCCGATACCAGTAAGTGGTCGGATGTCGTGTCGCCGATGGTCGGGACGTTCTACCGTGCCCCAGCTCCCGGCGAAGCGCCGTTTGTGGATGTCGGCGATCGAATCGGTAGCGAGCAGACCGTGTGCATTATCGAAGCTATGAAGCTGATGAACGAAATCGAAGCCGAGGTGTCGGGCGAGGTGATGGAGATTCTGGTCGAAAACGGCGAACCCGTAGAGTACGGTCAGGTGTTGATGCGCGTGAAGCCGGCTTGA
- the dacB gene encoding D-alanyl-D-alanine carboxypeptidase/D-alanyl-D-alanine endopeptidase gives MPALTTVLACGLTGMQATPARALCPAELPAAIARVVEHPDWQRARWGILIREMASGRTLYARESERFFIPASTAKLLTTAAALQHFGPGWRARTSVYGTEASPVATELRLVGGGDPTLSREGLQVLARQVRDRGIVRVRTLVVEDSAFVEPDVVPSWEKDDIIAAYGTAANGTILHENAVTFTVVPQAVGQPPSWSWDDAIAGQQWQVTNRGVTAAAGTPYALELRPQLGTTQLEIVGSIPADNGPDVWELAVPHPHAYLRDVFLRELAAVGIVVERTALARSRPPERGTELAVIVSPPLGELVVQANRDSNNLVAEVLLRQLGRAVPDAGSISVRRDRLKILGVDPDGYALVDGSGLSRQNLVSPEALVQTLRGVTTAPYAPLYRQSLAAGGETGTLRWRLASLDLRAKTGTLAGVVALAGYLDPPQFAPLVFALLLNHSDRSPREQRAALDAIVERLNQIDRCPDGR, from the coding sequence TTGCCCGCACTGACAACCGTGCTAGCCTGTGGTCTGACTGGCATGCAAGCAACCCCAGCCCGGGCGCTCTGCCCGGCAGAGTTGCCGGCCGCGATCGCGCGTGTTGTCGAGCATCCCGATTGGCAACGCGCGCGGTGGGGCATCCTCATTCGGGAAATGGCGTCGGGGCGTACCCTTTACGCGCGCGAGTCCGAACGTTTTTTCATACCTGCATCGACTGCCAAGTTGCTGACGACGGCAGCGGCCCTCCAGCACTTTGGACCGGGCTGGCGCGCGCGCACGTCAGTTTATGGAACGGAGGCTTCGCCCGTCGCAACAGAGCTGCGGTTGGTTGGGGGCGGCGACCCGACGTTGTCGCGTGAAGGCTTACAGGTATTGGCACGGCAAGTCCGCGATCGCGGCATCGTTCGCGTCCGGACGCTGGTTGTCGAAGATAGTGCGTTCGTCGAACCGGACGTTGTACCCAGCTGGGAAAAGGACGACATTATTGCAGCCTATGGTACGGCAGCTAACGGTACAATTCTGCACGAAAATGCCGTGACGTTCACTGTAGTGCCGCAAGCTGTCGGCCAGCCGCCGAGCTGGAGCTGGGATGACGCGATCGCCGGCCAGCAGTGGCAAGTGACAAATCGCGGGGTTACGGCAGCTGCAGGTACGCCCTACGCATTGGAACTGCGCCCGCAGTTGGGGACGACGCAGTTGGAGATCGTCGGCAGCATTCCTGCCGATAACGGCCCAGACGTTTGGGAGCTGGCCGTGCCGCATCCCCACGCTTACCTCCGCGATGTCTTCCTGCGCGAACTGGCAGCAGTTGGCATTGTTGTGGAGCGCACCGCGCTCGCTCGCTCGCGTCCTCCCGAACGAGGTACGGAACTAGCGGTAATTGTCTCGCCGCCCCTTGGCGAACTAGTCGTGCAAGCCAATCGAGACAGCAATAACCTGGTTGCCGAAGTGCTGTTGCGGCAGCTCGGACGTGCCGTGCCAGACGCTGGTAGCATTTCCGTGCGGCGCGATCGCCTGAAGATCCTTGGCGTCGATCCGGACGGCTACGCGCTCGTCGACGGTTCAGGGTTATCGCGTCAAAATCTGGTCAGTCCCGAAGCGCTCGTGCAAACGTTACGAGGGGTAACAACCGCGCCCTATGCTCCCCTTTACCGCCAGTCACTTGCTGCGGGTGGCGAGACGGGCACGCTGCGCTGGCGCTTAGCATCACTCGACCTGCGAGCCAAGACGGGAACGCTCGCGGGGGTTGTCGCCCTCGCTGGGTATCTCGACCCGCCGCAGTTCGCCCCGCTTGTTTTCGCACTGCTGCTCAACCATAGCGACCGTTCGCCCCGCGAACAGCGGGCCGCCCTCGATGCCATTGTCGAGCGATTGAACCAAATAGACCGTTGCCCAGACGGGCGCTGA